Proteins from one Gossypium raimondii isolate GPD5lz chromosome 8, ASM2569854v1, whole genome shotgun sequence genomic window:
- the LOC105791091 gene encoding serine/threonine-protein phosphatase 2A 65 kDa regulatory subunit A beta isoform gives MAMIDEPLYPIAVLIDELKNEDIQLRLNSIRRLSTIARALGEERTRKELIPFLSENNDDDDEVLLAMAEELGVFIPYVGGVQYANVLLPPLETLCTVEETCVREKAVESLCRIGAQMMEQDLVESFIPLVKRLAAGEWFTARVSSCGLFRIAYPSAPEALKTELRAIYSQLCQDDMPMVRRSAATNLGNFAATIEAPHLKVDIMSMFDDLTQDDQDSVRLLAVEGCAALGKLLEPQDCAAHILPVIVNFSQDKSWRVRYMVANQLYEVCEAVGPEPTRSDLVPAYVCLLRDNEAEVRIAAAGKVTKFCRILNPELAIQHILPCVKELSTDSSQHVRSALASVIMGMAPVLGKDATIEQLLPIFLSLLKDEFPDVRLNIISKLDQVNQVIGIDLLSQSLLPAIVELAEDRHWRVRLAIIEYIPLLASQLGVGFFDDKLGALCMQWLKDKVYSIRDAAANNVKRLAEEFGPDWAMQHIVPQVLDMINNPHYLHRMTILHSISLLAPVMGSDITCSKLLPVVINASKDRVPNIKFNVAKVLQSLILIVDQSVVEKKIRPCLVELSEDPDVDVRFFASQALESSNQVMMS, from the exons ATGGCAATGATTGATGAGCCGTTGTATCCCATTGCTGTGTTGATTGATGAGCTCAAGAATGAAGATATCCAGCTTCGTTTGAACTCTATCCGCAGACTCTCTACGATTGCACGTGCACTTGGTGAAGAAAGGACACGGAAAGAGTTGATTCCATTTCTGAGTGAGaacaatgatgatgatgatgaagttCTCCTTGCCATGGCGGAAGAACTCGGAGTTTTTATTCCTTATGTTGGAGGTGTGCAATATGCTAATGTGTTGTTACCTCCATTGGAGACTCTGTGCACTGTTGAGGAAACTTGTGTGAGGGAGAAGGCTGTGGAGTCATTGTGTAGAATTGGTGCCCAGATGATGGAGCAGGACTTGGTCGAGTCCTTTATTCCATTAGTGAAG AGATTGGCTGCTGGTGAGTGGTTTACGGCTCGAGTTTCCTCGTGTGGCTTGTTTCGTATTGCATACCCAAGTGCCCCGGAGGCATTAAAAACTGAACTGAGAGCGATATACAGTCAGCTTTGTCAAGATGACATGCCCATGGTTAGGAGATCTGCTGCAACAAATCTTGGAAATTTTGCTGCTACTATAGAAGCACCTCATTTGAAGGTGGACATCATGTCTATGTTTGATGATCTGACACAAGATG ACCAAGATTCTGTTCGATTATTGGCTGTTGAGGGTTGTGCAGCTCTTGGAAAGTTGTTGGAACCCCAAGATTGTGCAGCACATATTCTCCCTGTCATAGTTAATTTCTCACAG GATAAGTCTTGGCGTGTCCGTTACATGGTTGCTAATCAATTGTATGAGGTATGTGAAGCGGTTGGTCCTGAGCCTACTAG GTCGGACCTAGTTCCTGCATACGTTTGCCTGCTTCGTGATAATGAAGCTGAAGTCCGAATAGCTGCTGCGGGAAAAGTAACCAAGTTTTGCCGAATTCTGAACCCGGAATTAGCAATTCAGCATATTCTTCCTTGTGTCAAG GAACTATCAACAGATTCATCCCAGCATGTTCGTTCTGCTTTAGCTTCAGTTATAATGGGAATGGCACCTGTTTTAGGGAAG GATGCGACCATAGAGCAATTGCTTCCcatatttctttctcttttgaaaGATGAATTTCCAGATGTTCGACTGAATATCATTAGCAAGCTTGATCAAGTGAACCAG GTGATTGGAATTGATCTGCTGTCCCAGTCCCTATTGCCAGCAATTGTGGAGCTTGCAGAGGATAGGCACTGGAGGGTTCGGCTTGCAATAATAGAATACATTCCTTTATTGGCAAGTCAGTTGGGTGTTGGATTTTTTGATGACAAACTTGGTGCACTCTGCATGCAGTGGTTAAAAGATAAG GTTTATTCTATTCGTGATGCTGCTGCTAATAATGTGAAGCGTCTGGCAGAAGAATTTGGACCAGATTGGGCAATGCAGCACATAGTTCCTCAG GTTTTGGACATGATTAACAATCCTCATTATCTGCATCGGATGACCATTCTACATTCAATTTCTTTACTTGCCCCTGTTATGGGCTCAGATATTACTTGTTCAAAACTTCTACCAGTGGTTATTAATGCTTCAAAAGATAG GGTACCCAACATCAAGTTTAACGTGGCCAAGGTGCTGCAGTCACTTATTCTGATTGTTGATCAATCT GTAGTGGAGAAGAAAATCCGTCCATGCTTAGTTGAATTGAGTGAGGATCCTGATGTTGATGTCAGGTTTTTCGCCAGCCAAGCACTAGAATCAAGCAATCAGGTCATGATGTCTTAG